CAGTTGCTGGCATTTCAGGGCGACATCACGCGAGTGATCACCTTCCAGCTCGCACGAGAAACCAGTAACCGCACTTACCCCGAAGTCGGCGTCTCCGACCCTCATCACCCACTGACTCATCACGGCAACGACCCGGACAAAATTGCCAAGGTCGCAAAGATCAATCAGTTCCATGTGTCGCTGTTCGCCGACTTTCTGGAAAAGATGCAGGCAACGCCTGAAGCCGACGGCACACTGCTGGATCATTCGCTGTATTTGTACGGCAGCGGCATGGGCAATCCGAACGTTCACGATCACACAAACCTGCCCATCCTTGTGGCGGGCGGTGCCGCCGGAAACATGCGCGGCGGTCGACACATTCGTTACGACAAACCGACACCGCTGGCCAACCTGCACCTCACGTTGCTGAACAAAGCTGGCGTGAATCTCGATTCCTTCGCCGACAGTAACGGTCAGGTGGATGAGCTATTCGGCGCGTTGGATGTCTGATGGCGAAGACGACCGTCGGCCCAGCCATCGACGACGGTGCGCAAATAATTCCAATAATATGCCCCTGCAATCCACCACATCTCAACAGCCAATTACCATCGGTAACCGGGAGCTCACCAGCCGTTTTTTTCTCGCGCCGCTGGCGGGCTACACGCATCATGCTTTTCGCGTCATGCTGCGGCGACTCGGCGGACTCGGGCTGGCGACGACCGACCTGGTGCAGGCTCAGATGTTGGTCTCACAAACTCGAAAATCCATGGAGCTGGTCGAAACCAGTCCGGAAGATCGCCCGCTTTCGGTGCAGATCTTTAGCGGCGTGACGGAACAACTGGTCCAGGCAGCGAAGTGGCTTGAAGACCATGGTTACGAAGGCATAGACATCAACATGGGCTGCCCGATGGCCAAGGTCAACGGTTCCGGTGGTGGAGCCCGTCTGATGTGCGACACCACCGGCGCGACGGAAATGGTGGGCCGCGTGATCGACGCCGTCGACCTGCCCGTTACGGTGAAGATGCGACTTGGGTGGGATAACGAAAACCTGACCGCTCCCGAACTGGCCGCCGCCTTTGAGCAAATCGGAGTCGCCGCCGTGACGGTGCATGGGCGGACTCGACAGCAAGGCTTTCAGGGAACAGTCAACCGCGAAGGCATTCGTGAGACCGTTCAGGCTGTGAAGTCGATGCCGATCATTGCCAACGGTGATGTCCGCAATTCAGACGAAGCATTTTCAATGCTGGACGAAACTGGCTGTGCCGCTGTGGCGATTGGCCGTGGAGCGATGCTCGACCCGTGGATCTTTCGCAAGCTGCGCGACATCGAACAGGGGATTACGCCGCACAAACCGACGGCAGATGAACAGGTTGCCTTTTTGTCGGATCACTTCCACCTGATGCGAGAACAACACGGTGACTACAGTTGCTTTCTGTTCCGCAAATTCGCGGCGTGGTATGGAGGTCGCCTGGGCATTCCGGAAGACCTGGAAGACCGCCTGCGCCGCTTCGAATCGGCAGCCGAATTCGATTCATTGCTTAAAGAAATTCGTGCGAGGCACGGCGAGCGAGAATCAGAGATCGCAACGGCTCTGATCAAGGTTCCCAACGGGCCGGTCGAACACTGGTAGGCAGTGCCTCACGGATACAATTGCTCCGTAATCAGCCGACCGATGTTCAATGACGCGGTTGCAGCCGGTGATGGAGCGTTGCACACGTTTAGCACTCTGTCTTTCCGCAGGATCAGGAAGTCGTCGACCAGCTGTCCCTGCGGCGTCAACGCCTGAGCTCGCACGCCAGCGGGAGCGGCGACCAAATGATCGGCTCGAATTTCCGGCACCAGCACCTGCAGCGCTTTCACAAAAGCGCCCTTCGACGCCGATCGCCACATTTCGCCAACGCCCATCTTCCAATGGCGAAACGCCAATCGAAGGAAGCCAGAATAGGTAAGCGATTCCCACAAGTCGCGTGGGCTGATCTTCCCCCACGAATAGCCTTCTCGCGCCAGGGCCAGCACAGCATTCGGACCACATTCAACTCCACCGTGAATCATGCGAGTGAAGTGGACGCCCAGGAACGGGAACTGAGGATCGGGCACCGGATAGATCAGCGATCGACAAAGATGCTCGGCCTCCGGCTTCAGCACGAAGTATTCGCCACGAAACGGAACAATCCGCTCCTTCATTTGCTGACCAGACATTTGCGCGACGCGATCACTAAACAACCCCGTGCAATTGACAACCTGAGCCGCTTCGATGGCCCCTGCTGATGTCGTCACGGTGACGGAATCTGTGGATTGTCGAATGCCGGTCACACGGCAGCCGAGTCGAATTTCTGCGCCTTGTTGCTGCAGGACTTCGGCCAGTTTCATACAGACGCCAGGATAATCGACGATGCCCGATCCCGGAACGTGAATGGCTTTGATGCCAGCCACGTGAGGTTCCAGTTCCTTCAGCCGATCGACGCCAATCATCTCACAGCGAACGCCGTTTTCCTGGCCGCGACCGTAGATGCGTTCGAGAGCCGGAAGCTGGCTTTCATGAGTGGCAACAATCACCTTGCCGGTTTGCTTCCATGCGATGCCGTGTTCGTTGCAAAACTCTTCCAATGCCACCTTTCCGTCGCGACAGTTGGTGGCTCGCAACGAACCCGGTTTGTAGTAGATGCCCGAATGGATCACGCCGGAATTGCGGCCAGTCTGGTGAGCGGCCAGCTTGTCCTCCTTCTCCAGCAGCACGATTTTTTTCTGCGGATGCTGCCTGGAAATCTGCCATGCGGTTGCGAGTCCTATTACTCCGCCACCAAGGACGGCTACATCATATCTGAACATTCTTAACTTGCTTATCGGCTTACAAAAAACGGCTGGAGGTCAAGCATTTCAAACGAAGTTCTACGGGCGTGACGGGGTCGAGTCCAGTTGAAGCTGAACCCGCATTTGCCGCCGTGGGTATGCGCAAGCAGCACGGTATTGAGACAAAGGCACATGCACGAAGATGCCACCATCACTGATCACTTGGCTGGTGCAAGGACTGCTTTCTTTTGTGAAGAACCGTCACACGTACCGAATCCGTTTCCGCATATCCGTATTCATGCTCTGGTACCGAGTTGAAAGGTTGCCAGGACTGAACAGTTCGGCACGCATGAATTCCATGTCGTCGGCACCAATCGCGTTGGTGAAGATTGTCTTCAGGTACTCTTCGCCGAATTCCGACGGCTGCATGCGATTTTCGTCGTACATGCTGGAATGAACACAGCGGGCGTGAATTTCACCCCACTGATCACGCAGCTTGTTCGCCGACAGCGACGACACCACAAATCCTGCACGTGGACTGTACTGCAACGTGGCGACGGCGTTGTTGGCGCCGGCAACAAGCATTTCGACCGCCTTGCCGCCCAGTTGAGCTGCGTAGAAACGGTCAAACTGAATCGGCCGACCTCCGCGCTGAGTGTGTCCCACTTTTCTGGTGAATATTGACGACGATGCTGTTTCATGAGTGCGGATCTTCGTGAAGAATTCTCCCTCAATCCGCTCCGCCAGGATTTCATGCAAAGCATCTGCGGCGCCGCTATAACGTATGTTGCCGGCCGGGTCGTAACTGGGCGTGGACGCTCCCAGCTCTTTCCCGTCCAGTGTCTTCACACCCTCACCCACGACAATCACCACGTTGCGTTGCAGTTCGTAGATCTGCCGCACGCGTTGTTCCAGTTGGTCGATGTCGACGGCGACTTCCGGAATCAGAATCAAATCGGGCTGACCGTAGGCGGCTCCCAGCGCGATGTAGCCAGACTGCCGCCCCATCACCTCCACAATGCCGATCCGACGGTGACTTTCCGCCGTGCTGCGCAACCGCTGAACGCATTGAGCCACCACAAACACGGCAGTCGCGTAGCCCGGCGTGGCGTAGTTGATGATGTCTTCCAGATCCAGATGCGGGCGAGAACAATTCAGCTGTTCGATGTAGCCGCACTTGGTCGTGGCTTCTGTTCGCACCCAGTCGTTGGGTTCGTGCAAATAGTTCAGGCCGAGATCGTTGTCGATCGTTTTGGGGGCCAGCACGCACGGGACAAAATCGGCAAGCGGCTGCATTCCGTTAATCGTGCCGTCGCCGCCAATGCAGATCAGACCGTCCAGTTGCAGTCGCTGCAGGCTCTGCTTGACGGTCGCAATCTGGTCCGTCTTTGGATCCACGTAGGTACGCGACGAACCGATCAATGTGCCGCCGAGGCACGGGTTGAGTTCAGGAATGCTGGTATAAAGCGGATTCAGGCAAACGTGAGCCACCTTTTCATCCATCAGACCGGCGTAGCCCCGCATAATGCCGACGACGGTAATTCCCTGAGAGTTCGCTCGCTCAACAGCCCCATAAATGGTGGCGTTTAGAGCGGGCGTATCACCACCGGCAGTCAGTATTCCAATTCGTTTCATCGTCCGCTTTCTTTCAAACATCCTTCGTCCCTGAAAGACGGTCATTTTCGCGAATTGACCGATTTGTCGAGCCTGCCAGGGCGGAATTCCGCATCAGAAGACCAAATACGACGAATCCGCAGCATCCGCGTTCTGCGGTTCAGGAAATGTCCCATGCTCAACCGCCCGGGCGGATTGAATTGCCGTGGCCGGATTCTACCATGCGATACTAAACCGATACTTTCGTTACATTTGCATGAGGAATAAAACTGTGAGCAGCATTGCCGAAGCGGTGCAACAACGCAAAGAACAGCTCGACCAACACACGCGCGAAATCGTGCAGTGGCATTTTGGCGACGATACCGGCTCCGAATTTTGGCTGAACAAGAAGAAGGAATTCGACTTCGATCCGCTGACTGAAGTCGATTGCTTTGATGACCTCAAGAAATTCCCCCTGTTTGAAGACGACTGGCTGCGCGGCGGCCCGATGCGTCGCTGGGTACCGAAGCAGTACCAGGACAAACCGATCTACGTCTTTGAAACCGGTGGCACCACCGGCATTCCCAAATCGCGAGTCGTCGTGGAGGATCATTGGATCGACTACGAAATGTTCAGCGATACGCTGCCGGACGATAAGTTCCCCAAAGGCGGTAACTGGCTGATGCTGGGGCCATCCGGCCCTCGCCGACTGCGTCTCGCCGTGGAACACCTGGCTCAACATCGTGGTGGCATCTGCTTTTGCGTGGACCTCGATCCTCGCTGGGTCGTCAAGTTGCTGAAGAAGGGCAAAGTCGAAGAAGCCAAGGAATACAGCAACCACGTCATCGATCAGGCGATGGCGATTCTGGGAGCCAACAATGACATCAAGTGTATGTTCACAACTCCCAAGCTGCTTGAAGCTCTGGCGATGCGACTGCTGGACAACGACAGCAGCATCGAAGAAGCGGGCATCAGCGGAATCTTCTGCGGCGGCACAGAATTCACTCAACAGTGGAACCGTTTTGCCTGCGAAGAATTGCTCGGGCCGAACGTCTACATGACGCCGACCTACGGCAACACTCTGATGGGGCTGGCATGTGGAAAACCGTTTGAACCAGCCGACGAGTACAAAGTGACCTACTACGCACCTCAGCCGCGAGCTGTTGTGGAAGTCGTCGACTTTGACGATCACAAGAAGGTCGTCGACTACAACGCCACAGGCCGGGTAAAGCTGTACACGCTGACGAAAGAATTCTTCGTCCCCGGATTTCTGGAACGAGACGAAGGCGAACGCGAACAGCCTCACGGAAAGTACCCGTGGGACGGAGTCAGCGGCGTGCGACCGTACCATGTGTTCGCGAAAACAACGACCGTGGGCGTCTATTAAGGGCTGACGTAGTAGTTCATGGGCACCGTGCGACCATCTCGACAAAATCGACCCAATAGGCGTGCCACGTCAGTGCGTTTGCCGCGCCAGCGGGTCGAGGGCCGTGCCCTCGTCAGTGGTTGAACAGAAACTCGCGGCTGCTGAGGATGCCCCATGTGATGTCTTCCAGCAGTTCGCGCTTCTGTTCCGGATTGGCTTCGGACAGCAGCTTCAGCATCGCGGTCTTTTCGTGTTCCTTCGGGTAGCGAGACAGCGACGACAGGAACAATTCATCCAGCATGGCCGACTGGTCATCCGTGAATTGCTCAAGTAACTTCTGTAACCGATTGTCTTTGGCCGACAGCTTGCCGTTGATGGTGTTGCCGTTGGAAATGTGCAGCACCTGCACCATGCTCGGTTCGTCGCTGCGTTCACACTCGCATGTGATGCGTCGCTGATTACGGCCAAACGTTTGCAGGAAGTATGACTGCACGGCCGAATCGTACAGCTGAATGGCTCGAGTCCCCTTCGGATAGAAATCGGTGTCACGAATATCAGCCCCCGGGAAGGCGATCTTGTTGAATTCACTATCGACGCCGGTCACCTGTGATATTGCATCGAGCAACACTTCGGCCATCAGTCGTTTCGGATAGTAGCGAGAGTAATACCGCTTATCGCCGTCGTTCGATTTAAGCGGTTCACTGCTGCGTTGATAGGTTTCTGATTGCAGAATCTGCCGCATCAGTGCCTTCAGGTCGTAACCCTGATCCACCAGATAGCTGGCCGCTGCATCTAACAATTCCTCATTGCTGGCAGGATTCGATGCGCGCATGTCGTCCACCTGCTCCACCAAGCCGGCCCCCATAAAGTTACGCCAGACGCGATTGGTGATCGAACGAGCAAACAGTTCATTTTGTGGCGACACCAACCATTCCGCCAGATACTCGCGGCGGTCTCGTTCACTGTCGAAGGCCAGCGGTTCCGCGTCCAGCGGTGTTGGTGGTTGAGGCTTGCCGGTGCGTGGCTGGATCAGTTCGCCTGTGGAAACCGTTACCAACGTGCGCTTGCCGTCGCCGTTGCGAGGATCGCCGCCCCAGCCTTTGGCTCGCACACGTGAGAACAGATTCGCGAAGCTGTAGTATTGGTCGTTGGTCCACTTTTCGAGCGGGTGGTTGTGACACTTCGCGCAGCCGATCGACAAACCCAGAAACGCCTGACTCACGTTTTCCGCCATGTCTTCCGGCGCTTGGTGCAACGCGTAGAAGTTGGTCGCTCCGTTTTCGATACTGGATCCTTTGGCAGTGACGACTTCACGCACAAACTGATCCCAGGGCGTATTGGCCGCCACATGATCGTGAATCCAGGCGTAGTACGACTTCACCGCATCGGGCCGCAACAGTGTGCCGTTGATCATTAGCAGGTCAGACCAATGATACGACCAGTAGTCGACGAACTCCGACCGCGCTAACAGGCTTTCAATCAGAGCATCTCGCTTGGCAGGCGAACCATCGTTGATGAATTCGCGAACCTCGGTTGACGTGGGCAGCGTTCCAATTGAGTCCAGAAACGCGCGGCGGATAAACACTTCATCCGTGGAGTGCGCTGATGGCTTCAGGTTTAATCTGCGAAGCTGCTTCAATACAAGATCGTCGATGAAGTTGCGTCGGCCAGCCAGCAGATACGTGTCCGGAGAAACCTGCTGCTCAAAGGGCGAAGTGATGCGACCGATCACGATTCGGCTGCCAAACCACGCCGTTACCGCTCCTTCGCCCGGACCGATGACGGTTGCGACACCCGCTTCATCAACCGTCGCAACAGCTTCGTTGGCGGACGTGAATTTTGCCCATTGAGTCACGTCTTCGACTCGACCGTCAGAATACTGAGCTCGCACAATCAGCGGCTGGACCTGTCCCTTCTTAAGCGTGACTTGTTTGGGAAGGATCTCCAGACTCAGCAATCGTGCATCGGCCTCTGAAGGTGCCTGCGCGCCGTCAGCGATCCATTCTGAGATAACTTGATAGTGTCGCGAGCCTTCTTCCAATCGCTTGCCGCCTTTATGAGGCACAGCGGCGGTCGGCTTGGTCAGTAGCAGACTCTGCGCCGGTTCTACCAGATCGGTTCGACGCCCCAGTTGCTGCGTTGTAATACAAAAGTGATCGCGATCAGGGTCGTAGCCGTGCAACGAAAGCCGAAAGCCTCCCTTACCCGCCAGGGCACCATGGCACGCTCCGCTATTGCAGCCCTGTTTCGCCAGGATGGCCTGCACGTGATTTCGAAACGTCCAGTGAAACCGTTTGCTCATGCCGGTCACAGTGACGGGGGCAGTCGCGACTTCTTTGTCGCCACCAAACGCTCGCACGGTCGTCTGACCGTCGCCGACAGGCACGACAGTTTGACCTTCAACGCGCACGATCGATTCATCGTCCGATCGCAGCTTAGCGCCATTTTTTAACGGACCGGTCGCTGTCGCGCCGTCAAACTCTTCAATCAGCAAACGGTGCTGAGCTTCTCTGCCGTCCAGATGCAATTCGGCGGGAAGAATGCGAATGTCCTGCGCACCGGCGATTGAGGTCAGCACGCTGCAAAAGAAAATGGCGCGTATCGTCATGAGTTCATTCTGCGAAAAATCCAAGCGTCATCCTGAGGCGGTCGGTCCATCATAACCACAAGTTCACCGCGCGTCAGCCAGCCACGCCGGCACATCAAATCAAATTGACAACACTCAGTTTCACTCCGAACACACTTCCGGACGGCATTCCCACCGCACCGGAACACCATAAAGCCCTTCACAGTAACACTTTACAATCACACGAGACAGATCGGCACAAAACGTGAAGTATGTAAGCATCGACGCTCATGACGGCGTCTTCAAACTTGCCTCAATCCGCTCAAGACGAAAAGGACGGAACAATGCCCCGCACACTGTTTTCCGCTATGGCCGTTTTTGCTTTCAGCTTTGCAATGCCCGCCACCTCTTCCGCCAACGACATCGTGGACTTTCTGCGATCGATCTCTGGCCCTTCGCAGACTCATCACCGCCATGCGAACGTCAGGAGTGCGGACCGCGGTCGCCATGACCACGATCATCGCACCAAGGTGATTCCGGTCAGCAGCCGCCGATCGCCCGGGCGCGATATTCACCGACACGATGACCACCGGCGCGACGACCACGGACGCCACGGCATTCGCCACGATTTCGATCGCCGTAGCCCAAGCCGGTACCGATCGTCACGCCCGATCAGCATTCGACGCCCTGGCGTTTCGTTCAGCGTCAGCCTTGGCAGCAATGTGGTTCCACCACCACCCGTGATTGCGGTGCCCGCCGGACCAACATTCGGTAGCTTTGCTCATCTGCCACATCCAATCGGCAGTATCGTGACTTGCCCCGTGCCGATCGAAACCTGCGTCCGAATCAAAGGCGTTCGTCGAATTGCACCGGGAGCGATTCCGGTCGTCGTCGCCGTGCGGAGTCCTCACATCGGCCAGCACGGCAGCTGCGTAGAAGAAGTTGCTTACGTTGAAGTTCTTGTTCCGCCGTGCCCGCTTCGTGGAGCAAAAGTGTCTCGATGCGGCACAAAAATCCGGTTGGACTACGGTGGCCACGACATCAATATCGTCTCCCGCGACGGTCTTGTCGAAATCAACTACTAAGCCGGGGCGTCCCGGCGGACGGTTGGCGTGGTGGTCGGGATACGTTTTGAAAGCTGAAGCGCCAGCGGTGCTCCCGCTGGTCGCTGGGGGCGTGGGTTGATCGACGTAGAGCCGATCAACTTCTGCGATTGACCGACAGGAGGAGCGTTGGCTCCCCGATGGACGTTCCGTCCCGCCTCATCCGTTGGCCGAATACTTCTCCGCAAACTCCAGCACCAACGCGTCGACAATTTCGACCAGGTCGCCAACTTCCGCTTCTTTTAGAAAGCGGAAGTTGCTGCGATTAAGGGCTTCCTTATTGCGGATCGTGCCTTTTGTTGTGACCTCAAGAATATGAGTGTCTGAAAAAGGGCGGACCAACATTTCCAGGCGGCTATACAGATTGCGATTGTTGCCAGCCACGAGGTTAATGTCGTCGCGAGTAATACGAGCCCCCCAGCCGTCTTCGTTCATCACGGTTGAATACTCAAAGCCCGGGAAGTGGTCACACAGCTTCTTCAGGCAGCCTTCGATGTGCTCGCTAACGGAAATGCGCAGGCTGGAATGCAGGTTCCGCAGGTCTTCAACGGTCTCCTTTTGTTGTCCGGCCGCCTCGCCTTCCGCGTCTCGCGCTTTTTGGCCGCGGCTGATAGCCTTCTGCAGGCGTTCTTCAAAATCTGACATTAAGGTACTTTCGTTCGCCGAAGAGACTCGCTCAGTGAATTTTGCGAAATTCAACCCGGAAGATAAAACGCGGATGATGTTGGCACAATTCCACCGGGCATTCATTCGTGAGGACAAGGAAATTGTTGAGACATTTCCGACGTTTGGACAGTAATTGCCGTGCCAGACTGCTCACCGCCAGGAAATAGAGGTGGCATCTGCCAGTCGTTTGAATCGCTGTGTGAATTCGCCAGAATTCGCGGAACTACAGTTTACCGTTCAACAGTTCATTCGACGCAGGAAATTGCCAACATGGCCAAGAAGACAATTGCAGACGTAGACGTTGCTGGCAAAAAAGTACTAATGCGAGTCGACTTTAACGTGCCACTGGACGGCAGCACGGTCACAGACGACGGCCGTATCCGCATGGCCCTGCCGTCGATCAAATCTGTAGTTGAACGCGGCGGACAATTGGTTTTGATGAGTCACCTGGGACGACCAAAACCGGGGCAGGACAATTCTGAATTCAGCCTGCAACCCGCCGCCGAAAAACTGGCTGAATTGCTCGGCAAAGACGTTGCATTTGCGACGGACACCGTCGGTTCAGACGCCGAAGCCAAAGTCGCGGCTCTGAACGACGGAGGCGTGTTGGTTCTGGAAAACTTGCGGTTCGAAGAAGGTGAAAAGTCCGGCTGCAGCGAATTCGCAGCGAAACTGGCGGCATTCGGAGACATCTACTGCAACGACGCATTCGGCACCTGTCACCGCACCGACGCATCTATGGTCGCTACTCCGGAAGCCATGGCTGGCAAGCCGCGCGTGGTCGGATTTCTTGTCGAAAAAGAAATTCAATACCTGACCGACGCCATCGAAAATCCGGAGCAGCCGTTCGTGGCTATTCTGGGCGGAGCAAAAGTGTCCGATAAAATTCAGGTGATCAAAAACCTGCTGGGTATCTGCGACAAAGTTCTGATCGGCGGAGCCATGGCATACACGTTCTCGCTGGCAAAGGGCGGTGCTGTCGGTGATAGCCTTGTCGAAAAAGACAAAGTCGAACTTGCCAAAGAGCTGATCGAAGACGGCGGGACGAAACTGGTGCTGCCTGTGGACACTCATTGTGGCGACGGATTCAGCAGCGATTGCAACAAAGTGGTCGTCAACTCCGGCGAAATCCCTGATGGCTTCGAAGGCCTGGACATCGGACCTCAAACAGCCGCGATCTATTCCGACATCGTGGAAGAAGCGAAGACGATCGTCTGGAACGGGCCAATGGGCGTGTTCGAAATGCCGCCATTTGATGAGGGAACTCGTACCGTAGCCGAAGCGTTAGCGAAGAGCTCCGGCACCAGCATTATCGGTGGCGGCGACAGTGCCGCAGCGATTCGTCAACTGGGTTTTGAAGACCAGGTGTCTCACGTCAGCACCGGCGGTGGAGCGAGTCTCGCCATGCTGGAAGGCAAGAAGTTCGCCGCTGTCGACCTGCTTGATGAAGCGTAGAACGTTGTAGCGGCTAACAAAGCGAACCACCGCGTGCGACACGCGGTGGTCGCAGACGTCTTATTAAGCGTTCTCAGACGGCTCGCAGCACGGCCGCAGCACTCTGGCCCATGGCCGTGCGATTGACCGACAACGCGGTACGCGACTTCAGCTTCTG
This DNA window, taken from Fuerstiella marisgermanici, encodes the following:
- a CDS encoding tRNA dihydrouridine synthase; the protein is MPLQSTTSQQPITIGNRELTSRFFLAPLAGYTHHAFRVMLRRLGGLGLATTDLVQAQMLVSQTRKSMELVETSPEDRPLSVQIFSGVTEQLVQAAKWLEDHGYEGIDINMGCPMAKVNGSGGGARLMCDTTGATEMVGRVIDAVDLPVTVKMRLGWDNENLTAPELAAAFEQIGVAAVTVHGRTRQQGFQGTVNREGIRETVQAVKSMPIIANGDVRNSDEAFSMLDETGCAAVAIGRGAMLDPWIFRKLRDIEQGITPHKPTADEQVAFLSDHFHLMREQHGDYSCFLFRKFAAWYGGRLGIPEDLEDRLRRFESAAEFDSLLKEIRARHGERESEIATALIKVPNGPVEHW
- the lhgO gene encoding L-2-hydroxyglutarate oxidase; translated protein: MFRYDVAVLGGGVIGLATAWQISRQHPQKKIVLLEKEDKLAAHQTGRNSGVIHSGIYYKPGSLRATNCRDGKVALEEFCNEHGIAWKQTGKVIVATHESQLPALERIYGRGQENGVRCEMIGVDRLKELEPHVAGIKAIHVPGSGIVDYPGVCMKLAEVLQQQGAEIRLGCRVTGIRQSTDSVTVTTSAGAIEAAQVVNCTGLFSDRVAQMSGQQMKERIVPFRGEYFVLKPEAEHLCRSLIYPVPDPQFPFLGVHFTRMIHGGVECGPNAVLALAREGYSWGKISPRDLWESLTYSGFLRLAFRHWKMGVGEMWRSASKGAFVKALQVLVPEIRADHLVAAPAGVRAQALTPQGQLVDDFLILRKDRVLNVCNAPSPAATASLNIGRLITEQLYP
- a CDS encoding 6-phosphofructokinase translates to MKRIGILTAGGDTPALNATIYGAVERANSQGITVVGIMRGYAGLMDEKVAHVCLNPLYTSIPELNPCLGGTLIGSSRTYVDPKTDQIATVKQSLQRLQLDGLICIGGDGTINGMQPLADFVPCVLAPKTIDNDLGLNYLHEPNDWVRTEATTKCGYIEQLNCSRPHLDLEDIINYATPGYATAVFVVAQCVQRLRSTAESHRRIGIVEVMGRQSGYIALGAAYGQPDLILIPEVAVDIDQLEQRVRQIYELQRNVVIVVGEGVKTLDGKELGASTPSYDPAGNIRYSGAADALHEILAERIEGEFFTKIRTHETASSSIFTRKVGHTQRGGRPIQFDRFYAAQLGGKAVEMLVAGANNAVATLQYSPRAGFVVSSLSANKLRDQWGEIHARCVHSSMYDENRMQPSEFGEEYLKTIFTNAIGADDMEFMRAELFSPGNLSTRYQSMNTDMRKRIRYV
- a CDS encoding DUF1553 domain-containing protein, which codes for MTIRAIFFCSVLTSIAGAQDIRILPAELHLDGREAQHRLLIEEFDGATATGPLKNGAKLRSDDESIVRVEGQTVVPVGDGQTTVRAFGGDKEVATAPVTVTGMSKRFHWTFRNHVQAILAKQGCNSGACHGALAGKGGFRLSLHGYDPDRDHFCITTQQLGRRTDLVEPAQSLLLTKPTAAVPHKGGKRLEEGSRHYQVISEWIADGAQAPSEADARLLSLEILPKQVTLKKGQVQPLIVRAQYSDGRVEDVTQWAKFTSANEAVATVDEAGVATVIGPGEGAVTAWFGSRIVIGRITSPFEQQVSPDTYLLAGRRNFIDDLVLKQLRRLNLKPSAHSTDEVFIRRAFLDSIGTLPTSTEVREFINDGSPAKRDALIESLLARSEFVDYWSYHWSDLLMINGTLLRPDAVKSYYAWIHDHVAANTPWDQFVREVVTAKGSSIENGATNFYALHQAPEDMAENVSQAFLGLSIGCAKCHNHPLEKWTNDQYYSFANLFSRVRAKGWGGDPRNGDGKRTLVTVSTGELIQPRTGKPQPPTPLDAEPLAFDSERDRREYLAEWLVSPQNELFARSITNRVWRNFMGAGLVEQVDDMRASNPASNEELLDAAASYLVDQGYDLKALMRQILQSETYQRSSEPLKSNDGDKRYYSRYYPKRLMAEVLLDAISQVTGVDSEFNKIAFPGADIRDTDFYPKGTRAIQLYDSAVQSYFLQTFGRNQRRITCECERSDEPSMVQVLHISNGNTINGKLSAKDNRLQKLLEQFTDDQSAMLDELFLSSLSRYPKEHEKTAMLKLLSEANPEQKRELLEDITWGILSSREFLFNH
- a CDS encoding phosphoglycerate kinase, producing the protein MAKKTIADVDVAGKKVLMRVDFNVPLDGSTVTDDGRIRMALPSIKSVVERGGQLVLMSHLGRPKPGQDNSEFSLQPAAEKLAELLGKDVAFATDTVGSDAEAKVAALNDGGVLVLENLRFEEGEKSGCSEFAAKLAAFGDIYCNDAFGTCHRTDASMVATPEAMAGKPRVVGFLVEKEIQYLTDAIENPEQPFVAILGGAKVSDKIQVIKNLLGICDKVLIGGAMAYTFSLAKGGAVGDSLVEKDKVELAKELIEDGGTKLVLPVDTHCGDGFSSDCNKVVVNSGEIPDGFEGLDIGPQTAAIYSDIVEEAKTIVWNGPMGVFEMPPFDEGTRTVAEALAKSSGTSIIGGGDSAAAIRQLGFEDQVSHVSTGGGASLAMLEGKKFAAVDLLDEA